A single genomic interval of Psychrilyobacter piezotolerans harbors:
- a CDS encoding sterol desaturase family protein: protein MERLILMGGIFLMLFILERIMPQVGRNIVGKSHDISNLGLGAVNLLIGRYFALFTVYALAKYLENLEVGVMNMTSFDSKFKLILGVILLDCVNYWWHRLLHRVSFLMRFHSVHHTDRLLNVSSALRFHFFEVLMGHLFKLPFILLMGIPVEALLLYDVIFNINVYFHHSNIRINRSLDLLLSKLIVTPYIHRIHHSLKWKESNSNFSSFLILWDKIFGTFHPQGDISTPKYGIPGYTQDKYQHFSYMMKQPFIEEKS, encoded by the coding sequence ATGGAAAGATTAATATTGATGGGAGGAATTTTCCTGATGTTATTTATATTGGAAAGAATAATGCCTCAGGTAGGCAGGAATATTGTTGGAAAGAGCCATGACATAAGTAATCTGGGACTTGGGGCAGTTAACTTACTTATTGGAAGGTATTTTGCACTATTCACAGTTTATGCCCTGGCCAAATACCTTGAGAACTTAGAAGTGGGGGTTATGAATATGACCTCTTTTGATTCTAAATTTAAACTTATCTTAGGAGTTATACTTTTAGACTGTGTAAACTACTGGTGGCACCGGCTCCTTCACAGGGTTTCCTTTCTAATGCGGTTTCACAGTGTTCATCATACAGACAGGCTGCTCAACGTTTCTTCTGCTCTGAGATTTCATTTTTTTGAGGTACTCATGGGCCATCTTTTCAAGCTTCCCTTTATTCTTTTAATGGGAATACCCGTAGAAGCCCTTCTGCTTTATGATGTGATATTTAATATTAATGTATATTTTCATCACAGCAATATAAGAATCAATCGGAGCTTGGACCTCCTTCTTTCTAAGCTTATTGTGACTCCTTATATCCATAGGATTCATCATTCTTTAAAGTGGAAGGAGTCAAACTCCAACTTTTCATCCTTTCTGATACTATGGGATAAAATTTTTGGAACCTTCCACCCCCAGGGGGATATATCTACACCTAAGTATGGAATACCCGGATATACCCAAGATAAATATCAGCACTTTTCATACATGATGAAGCAGCCCTTTATAGAAGAAAAATCATAA
- a CDS encoding PHP-associated domain-containing protein codes for MFIDTHMHCIEGSDDSFIKISEIVKRAKTMGLNGICITDHDNNKVKEYAVQYGKKHDFKIFVGAEILTHEGDILVFGLDDIPTEKLYAQELIDLVNSKGGVTIAAHPFRENNRGCGKHLKNLKGLTAIETFNGSTKSYNNLNAFESAIELNLATTAASDCHTSDAIGKYCTKFLDDIETEKDLIDAIKSRRVRPAVYRDGEYIKIDNYEKYGEIFPEDSAYGRVV; via the coding sequence ATGTTTATAGATACACACATGCACTGTATAGAAGGTTCAGATGACAGTTTCATTAAAATTTCAGAAATTGTAAAAAGAGCAAAAACCATGGGACTCAACGGGATCTGTATTACAGATCACGATAATAATAAAGTTAAAGAATATGCTGTTCAATATGGAAAAAAACATGATTTCAAGATCTTTGTAGGAGCTGAAATCCTAACCCATGAAGGAGATATATTGGTATTTGGATTAGATGATATTCCTACAGAAAAACTTTATGCCCAGGAATTAATAGATTTAGTCAACTCCAAGGGAGGAGTTACCATTGCTGCTCATCCATTCAGGGAAAATAACAGAGGATGCGGAAAACACCTGAAAAATCTAAAAGGTCTTACTGCTATCGAAACTTTTAACGGCAGTACAAAATCTTATAATAATCTAAATGCCTTTGAAAGTGCCATTGAATTGAATTTAGCTACTACGGCAGCCAGTGACTGCCATACCAGTGATGCAATAGGTAAATATTGTACAAAATTTTTGGATGATATTGAAACTGAAAAAGATTTAATAGATGCTATTAAGAGTAGAAGGGTAAGGCCTGCAGTATACAGGGATGGAGAATATATAAAAATAGATAACTATGAGAAATATGGAGAGATTTTTCCAGAAGACTCAGCTTATGGTCGTGTGGTATAA
- a CDS encoding FAD-dependent oxidoreductase, giving the protein MKILIVGGVAGGASAAARLRRLNEENEIIMFERGKYISFANCGLPYHIGGVIKDRDALLVQTVEGMRSRFNIDVRIKTEIQKIDREAKKIIAKNLETGKTYEESYDKILLSPGAEVFVPPIKGADSPRAFILRNMKDMDKIIAHVKNNNVKKAVVVGAGFIGIEIAENFVELDMQTTVVEFGSQVLAPVDAEIAAQIHQNMKEHEVELFLEHGVTEIIDGENSSTVKIAKAGEKEASIEIKAEIIILAAGVRPETALAESAGCEIHERFGIKVDEYMETSVKDIYAVGDAITVNHFINGQEINIPLAWPANRQGRLVADIILDRPNKQPYKGTMGTSILKAFDYTVGATGLNEKTLQRSGLVYGKDYYTATINRNSHAGYYPGATPLTLKVIFTPEGKILGAQGIGHKGVDKRIDVIAAAIKGGINVAELQEIELAYAPPFNSAKDPVNILGYYAENILNKDIRVARIDEIESLTAAGNYELLDVRTADERELGAIPGGIHIDLAELRTRIDELDREKTYIVYCQVGLRGYLAYRMLVNLGYKALNLDGGYKLWEPASHDQSNIGIFEGKEAENFIHHENHPLDNETMLVDEERTFRNIKTIDIDACGLQCPGPILKTKQSMEGLKEGDILSIKASDLGFKKDIKVWAEKTGNKLVSVNSEDGVITANIQKLKKLPPQGTKIMKDPDNKQTMVVFSGDLDKVLASFIIANGALAMGKEVSMFFTFWGLNALRKENFTNKNKSFIDKMFGMMMPKGVNKLKLSNMNMGGMGTMMMKKVMHDKNVDTLPTLLKTYLENGGKIIACQMSVGIMGFSHDELIDGIEYGGVAAFLGESEESYSTLFI; this is encoded by the coding sequence ATGAAAATTCTTATAGTAGGCGGAGTAGCTGGTGGTGCGTCTGCAGCTGCAAGACTCAGAAGATTGAACGAGGAAAATGAAATAATTATGTTTGAAAGAGGGAAATATATATCCTTTGCCAACTGCGGATTACCCTATCATATAGGGGGGGTTATAAAGGATAGAGACGCCCTGTTGGTCCAAACCGTAGAGGGAATGAGGTCTAGATTTAACATCGATGTCAGGATAAAAACAGAGATACAGAAGATAGATAGAGAGGCTAAAAAAATAATAGCTAAAAATCTTGAAACCGGGAAAACTTATGAAGAATCCTATGATAAGATTCTGCTTTCTCCAGGTGCAGAAGTATTTGTGCCGCCTATCAAAGGTGCAGATTCTCCTAGAGCATTTATCCTCAGGAATATGAAGGATATGGATAAGATAATAGCTCATGTAAAAAATAATAATGTAAAAAAAGCTGTAGTAGTGGGAGCTGGATTTATAGGGATAGAGATAGCTGAAAATTTTGTGGAATTGGATATGCAGACTACAGTAGTAGAGTTCGGCTCCCAGGTATTGGCACCGGTAGATGCAGAGATAGCAGCTCAAATTCATCAAAATATGAAAGAACACGAAGTTGAATTGTTCTTGGAGCATGGAGTGACTGAGATAATCGATGGTGAAAATTCATCAACCGTTAAGATCGCAAAAGCTGGAGAAAAAGAAGCTTCAATAGAGATAAAAGCTGAAATAATCATCCTGGCAGCGGGAGTAAGACCTGAAACAGCCCTAGCCGAAAGTGCTGGATGTGAAATCCATGAAAGATTCGGTATAAAAGTAGATGAATATATGGAAACATCTGTAAAAGACATCTATGCTGTAGGAGATGCTATCACTGTAAATCACTTTATAAACGGACAGGAGATAAATATTCCACTGGCATGGCCTGCAAACAGACAGGGTAGACTGGTAGCAGATATCATTCTAGACAGACCCAATAAACAGCCGTATAAAGGAACAATGGGAACTTCTATCTTAAAGGCTTTTGACTATACAGTAGGAGCTACAGGATTAAATGAAAAAACACTCCAAAGGTCTGGGTTAGTATATGGTAAAGATTATTATACAGCTACCATAAACAGAAACTCCCATGCAGGATATTATCCAGGAGCGACTCCATTGACATTAAAAGTAATCTTTACTCCAGAAGGGAAGATACTGGGAGCTCAAGGAATTGGACATAAGGGTGTAGATAAAAGAATAGATGTCATTGCAGCGGCTATCAAAGGAGGGATAAATGTTGCTGAACTTCAAGAAATAGAATTAGCCTATGCACCGCCATTTAACTCGGCTAAAGATCCGGTAAATATCTTGGGATATTATGCAGAAAATATATTGAATAAGGATATCAGGGTAGCCAGAATAGATGAAATAGAAAGTCTGACAGCTGCAGGAAACTATGAATTACTGGATGTAAGAACTGCTGATGAGAGGGAATTAGGAGCTATTCCCGGGGGGATCCATATCGATTTGGCAGAATTAAGAACCAGGATAGATGAATTAGATAGGGAAAAGACATATATAGTCTATTGCCAAGTCGGATTAAGAGGATATCTTGCCTATAGAATGTTAGTAAATTTGGGGTATAAAGCACTTAATTTAGATGGCGGATATAAATTGTGGGAACCGGCCAGTCATGACCAGTCAAATATAGGAATATTTGAAGGAAAGGAAGCAGAAAATTTCATCCATCATGAAAATCATCCTCTGGACAATGAAACTATGCTGGTAGATGAGGAAAGGACTTTTAGGAATATAAAAACAATAGATATAGATGCCTGTGGTCTCCAGTGTCCAGGACCAATTTTAAAAACTAAACAAAGTATGGAAGGGTTAAAAGAGGGGGATATCCTTTCTATTAAGGCTTCAGATTTGGGATTTAAAAAGGATATAAAGGTCTGGGCTGAAAAAACAGGAAATAAACTGGTCAGTGTGAATAGCGAAGACGGTGTTATTACGGCAAATATACAAAAATTAAAAAAATTACCTCCTCAAGGAACTAAAATAATGAAAGACCCCGACAATAAACAAACTATGGTAGTGTTCTCCGGGGATTTAGATAAGGTACTGGCATCGTTTATCATAGCCAACGGAGCCCTGGCCATGGGAAAAGAGGTATCTATGTTCTTTACTTTCTGGGGATTAAATGCCCTTAGAAAAGAAAATTTCACAAATAAAAATAAATCATTTATAGATAAGATGTTTGGAATGATGATGCCCAAGGGAGTTAATAAGCTGAAGTTATCCAATATGAATATGGGTGGAATGGGAACTATGATGATGAAGAAGGTAATGCATGATAAAAATGTGGATACCCTGCCGACCCTTTTGAAGACTTATCTTGAAAATGGCGGAAAGATAATAGCATGTCAAATGTCTGTAGGTATTATGGGATTTAGTCACGACGAACTAATAGATGGGATAGAATATGGAGGAGTAGCAGCATTTTTAGGAGAATCCGAAGAATCTTATTCAACATTGTTTATATAA
- a CDS encoding mechanosensitive ion channel family protein, with translation MNIPLKFSENMNILFKPIENILLSILLIVVFLIVRMIFYKGIERFGRKKFLSHERIKITERFVVFFVGIIIFSTLLLVWGVKLREFFLIIATTFTIIGTACFASWSNLSNISSGVILFFNYNIKLGDKVRVGSGDDQIEGVIHNMKLFYVEIITMENELVFYPNNTMLHQPVTILKN, from the coding sequence ATGAATATACCATTAAAATTTTCAGAAAATATGAATATATTATTCAAACCTATAGAGAATATATTATTAAGTATTTTACTCATTGTGGTATTTTTAATTGTTAGGATGATTTTCTATAAAGGAATTGAGAGGTTTGGAAGAAAAAAATTTCTTTCTCACGAAAGAATAAAAATAACCGAAAGATTTGTTGTTTTTTTTGTAGGAATTATAATTTTTTCCACATTGCTACTGGTGTGGGGAGTAAAACTTAGGGAATTTTTCCTTATTATTGCTACTACCTTTACCATAATAGGTACTGCTTGTTTTGCTTCATGGTCAAATCTTAGTAATATTTCCTCTGGTGTTATTCTCTTTTTCAACTATAATATAAAACTTGGGGACAAAGTGAGAGTAGGAAGTGGAGATGATCAGATTGAAGGAGTTATACATAATATGAAGTTATTCTATGTAGAAATAATTACCATGGAGAACGAACTTGTTTTCTATCCCAATAACACAATGCTCCATCAACCTGTAACTATTTTAAAAAATTAA
- a CDS encoding CorA family divalent cation transporter yields MIEVLLQNGTIKKISSLDELDIDRSEILCVNLVEANEQEMIRLSKEFKFTFQPLDKRNEIEISSRYVEEDSHIFLNLTIPNLTEQERIEEGFVHIVILEDLVILNSNGISKISLMQILKNRIFDIDKNFSGQRISLLFLSALTDYYADLIELISKKVKKYFKKVLNLKNISLEELDNLTKIKLDNIQLKECLIELQRIILQLKRSPLIDEKNKKFLIYENKDLAVINGHINYNFDRLNDLKENISSKIELEQNQIIKIFTVVTVCIAPPTLIAGIYGMNFNIMPELNWSFGYPLCIFLMILSIIITLAVLKLKKWI; encoded by the coding sequence ATGATTGAGGTTTTATTACAAAACGGAACAATTAAAAAGATATCGAGTCTCGATGAACTAGACATTGATCGTTCTGAAATTTTATGTGTTAACCTGGTTGAGGCAAATGAACAAGAGATGATCAGATTATCTAAAGAATTTAAGTTTACTTTTCAACCTTTGGACAAAAGAAACGAAATAGAGATAAGTTCAAGATATGTAGAAGAAGATTCACATATATTTTTAAATTTGACCATTCCAAATTTGACTGAGCAGGAAAGAATAGAGGAAGGTTTTGTTCATATAGTAATTTTAGAAGATCTTGTCATTTTAAACTCAAATGGTATTTCTAAAATATCTCTTATGCAAATTTTAAAAAATCGAATTTTTGATATTGATAAAAATTTTTCAGGTCAAAGAATCTCTCTGCTTTTTTTAAGTGCTCTTACGGATTATTATGCTGATTTGATAGAATTAATATCAAAAAAAGTAAAAAAATATTTTAAGAAAGTTCTTAATCTTAAAAATATTTCTCTAGAGGAACTTGATAATCTTACTAAAATAAAGTTAGACAACATTCAACTTAAAGAGTGTTTGATAGAATTACAGAGGATTATACTGCAGCTCAAAAGAAGCCCACTCATAGATGAAAAAAATAAAAAATTTTTAATTTATGAGAATAAAGATCTGGCAGTAATAAACGGACATATCAATTATAATTTTGACAGATTAAATGATCTGAAAGAAAATATATCCAGTAAAATTGAACTGGAACAAAATCAAATAATTAAAATTTTTACTGTTGTCACAGTGTGCATTGCTCCTCCAACTTTGATCGCCGGAATTTATGGGATGAATTTTAATATTATGCCAGAATTAAACTGGAGCTTCGGGTATCCACTGTGCATTTTTCTTATGATTTTATCCATAATAATAACTCTGGCTGTACTAAAGTTAAAAAAATGGATCTAA
- a CDS encoding periplasmic heavy metal sensor, which produces MKKKIIVGLLIVSALSFAAVNNNQINMNNNSQRGTHYSQMMNNLSVSQQNELTNMMQDRREANYKKGLDIRSKQLELEKLLSKDKVNWQSVERVNNQISDMKSKQRLDNMKFRKNVEDKFGITMGYKGMNGHMGDGSGRHMGNGMMNGNGRHMGNGMMNGTRGY; this is translated from the coding sequence ATGAAAAAGAAAATTATAGTAGGGTTATTAATAGTATCGGCATTATCATTTGCAGCTGTAAACAATAACCAAATAAATATGAATAACAACAGTCAAAGGGGGACACACTATTCTCAAATGATGAATAATTTATCGGTAAGCCAGCAGAATGAATTAACCAATATGATGCAGGATAGAAGGGAGGCTAACTATAAAAAAGGTTTGGACATAAGATCTAAGCAATTAGAATTAGAAAAATTACTATCAAAAGATAAAGTAAACTGGCAGAGCGTAGAAAGAGTAAATAATCAAATATCAGATATGAAATCTAAACAAAGATTAGATAATATGAAATTTAGAAAGAATGTAGAAGATAAATTTGGAATAACTATGGGGTATAAAGGGATGAATGGACATATGGGTGACGGAAGTGGCAGACATATGGGCAATGGAATGATGAATGGAAATGGCAGACATATGGGCAATGGAATGATGAATGGAACTAGAGGTTACTAA
- a CDS encoding SHOCT domain-containing protein: MMHGFGYGNSMFMGGGIFMFIFWILIAVLIVSLLKDSSLGKNRHSKQSETPMEILKKRYAKGEITREQYQNMKEKLKD, translated from the coding sequence ATGATGCATGGATTTGGATATGGAAACTCTATGTTTATGGGAGGAGGGATCTTTATGTTTATATTTTGGATATTAATAGCCGTATTGATAGTCTCTCTATTAAAAGATAGTTCTTTAGGAAAAAATAGGCACTCTAAACAAAGTGAAACACCCATGGAAATCTTAAAAAAAAGATATGCTAAAGGAGAGATTACAAGGGAACAATATCAAAATATGAAAGAAAAACTGAAAGACTAA
- a CDS encoding aspartate kinase produces MRLVQKYGGSSVESINKIKKIAKNIASLKRNGKELVVVVSAMGKRTDELLKKARSVSKTPNRRELDRLLSIGEQETIALLTIALHEEGIDAISYTGYQAGITTTGLHTKSRIKKIDTQRIEKSLDDGKLVIVAGFQGINKNGDITTLGRGGSDTSAVALSAALNCPCEIYTDVNGIHTVDPKVYGSAKKLDCISYEEMMEMSKLGAGIMEVRAVELGKKFRVPIYVGRALGKIAGTNIKEKSDNMEEKVITGLSINERILMIEIQNIEHSPQEMAYIFSELSRAHVNVDMISQIKGFNLSFTCPLNEEELFDNAMKKIMKKLPNIENTKNRELIKISLVGIGIMGHFGVISSLFEVFAEENINFYKITTSEISISYIIDRKNMKKAVTALAKAFNL; encoded by the coding sequence ATGAGGTTAGTGCAGAAATACGGAGGTAGTTCCGTGGAAAGCATAAATAAGATTAAAAAAATAGCAAAAAACATTGCCAGTTTAAAAAGAAACGGCAAGGAACTCGTAGTTGTGGTGTCGGCCATGGGGAAAAGAACTGATGAACTTTTAAAAAAAGCTCGATCTGTCAGCAAAACTCCCAACAGAAGAGAGCTGGACAGACTTCTTTCCATAGGAGAACAGGAAACTATTGCACTTCTTACTATTGCACTCCATGAGGAGGGTATAGATGCCATATCCTATACGGGATATCAGGCTGGTATAACAACTACAGGACTTCATACAAAGAGTCGGATAAAAAAGATCGATACCCAAAGAATTGAAAAAAGTCTAGATGATGGGAAACTGGTAATAGTTGCAGGCTTCCAGGGGATAAACAAGAACGGGGATATAACAACCCTTGGAAGAGGTGGATCCGATACAAGTGCAGTAGCTTTGTCAGCGGCCCTGAACTGCCCGTGCGAGATATATACAGATGTAAATGGGATCCACACTGTGGATCCCAAAGTATATGGCAGTGCCAAAAAATTGGATTGTATATCTTATGAAGAGATGATGGAGATGTCCAAGTTGGGAGCAGGGATAATGGAAGTAAGGGCCGTCGAGTTGGGGAAAAAATTTAGGGTTCCAATCTATGTTGGAAGGGCCCTCGGGAAAATAGCGGGAACTAATATAAAGGAGAAGAGCGATAATATGGAGGAGAAGGTAATAACAGGCCTTAGCATAAATGAACGTATACTTATGATAGAAATACAGAATATTGAACACAGTCCCCAAGAGATGGCCTATATATTCAGTGAGTTGAGCAGAGCCCATGTTAACGTAGATATGATAAGTCAGATAAAAGGGTTTAACCTTTCCTTTACCTGCCCCTTAAATGAGGAGGAACTCTTTGACAACGCCATGAAAAAGATAATGAAAAAGCTTCCAAATATAGAGAATACCAAAAATAGGGAACTCATAAAGATCTCACTGGTGGGAATAGGAATAATGGGCCACTTTGGAGTTATTAGTTCTTTGTTTGAAGTTTTTGCAGAGGAGAACATTAATTTTTATAAGATCACTACATCTGAGATAAGCATCTCCTATATCATAGATAGAAAAAATATGAAAAAAGCTGTAACTGCTCTGGCAAAAGCGTTTAACCTTTAG